Within Caproicibacterium argilliputei, the genomic segment CTGGACAAACTGGACCGCATGATTAACAAGTTGGTTGTCTGTTTGATCGCCGCTTCCCTGCTGCTGGGTTCCAGTATCCTCTGCAATACCAACATGAAGCCGCAGATTTTCGGGCTTCCTGCGCTTGGTCTGCTGGGCTTTCTGATTGCTTTTATCTTGTGTGCGTATCTGCTTCTTTCCATCTTGCACAATTCCAAAGACAAGAAACGATAAATGCCGTCCGCTTCTGTACGGACGGCATTTCTTTGCCTTTTTACTCATGTTTGTAATGCAGTGTAATTTCTTTTTTCTCGGGCTTCAGCTGCCGAACCGCAATTCCCGCGCTGCGCAGCATCCGCTTGCTCGCCTGAGTGCTGGGTGCATCCGCGTACTTATCCGAAAGATACACCACCTCTTTAATGCCAGACTGGATGATCGCTTTTGCACACTCATTGCACGGGAACAAATCGACATAAATGGAAGCACCAGTCAGTGATTTTCCGCCGGAATTGAGAATCGCGTTCAGCTCTGCATGCACCACAAACGGGTACTTGGTTCCGGCTGGCTCCCCTTCTCGTTCCCATGGGTATTCATCATCGGAACAGCCGACCGGAAAACCATTATAGCCTGTCGAAAGGATAATGTGCTGCCGGTTGACAATGCAAGCCCCGACCTGTGTGTGGGGGTCCTTGCTGCGCATTGCCGCCAAAAGCGCAACACCCATGAAATATTCATCCCAGGAAATATAGTCCTGCCTTTTCAAGGAAATCACTCCGTTCAAAATTCATTCGCCACTCATTATAACAGAAAAACGCCACAGAACAAAGGAAGAAAGCCCTTTGGCAGAAAAAACCGCCAG encodes:
- a CDS encoding deoxycytidylate deaminase, with product MKRQDYISWDEYFMGVALLAAMRSKDPHTQVGACIVNRQHIILSTGYNGFPVGCSDDEYPWEREGEPAGTKYPFVVHAELNAILNSGGKSLTGASIYVDLFPCNECAKAIIQSGIKEVVYLSDKYADAPSTQASKRMLRSAGIAVRQLKPEKKEITLHYKHE